A section of the Platichthys flesus chromosome 22, fPlaFle2.1, whole genome shotgun sequence genome encodes:
- the LOC133933328 gene encoding ras-related protein ralB-B-like, whose amino-acid sequence MASGKNKNQTSLVLHKVIMVGSGGVGKSALTLQFMYDEFVEDYEPTKADSYRKKVVLDGEDVQIDILDTAGQEDYAAIRDNYFRSGEGFLLLFSITEHESFTATSEFREQILRVKEEEAIPLLLVGNKSDLEERRQVSADEATAKASEWGVQYVETSAKTRANVDKVFFDLMREVRKKKMAESKDKNGPSGKKKKKRCCIL is encoded by the exons ATGGCCTCTGGAAAGAACAAGAACCAGACGTCCCTGGTTCTGCACAAGGTGATCATGGTGGGCAGCGGCGGCGTGGGGAAGTCCGCCCTCACCCTGCAGTTCATGTACGACGAG TTTGTGGAGGACTACGAGCCCACGAAGGCCGACAGCTACAGGAAGAAGGTGGTGCTGGACGGCGAGGACGTGCAGATCGACATCCTGGACACGGCGGGACAGGAGGACTACGCCGCCATCAGGGACAACTACTTCCGCAGCGGAGAGggtttcctgctgctgttctccATCACGGAGCACGAGTCCTTCACCGCCACGTCCGAGTTCAG ggagcaGATCCTGcgggtgaaggaggaggaggccatccCGCTGCTCCTGGTGGGGAACAAGTCCGACCTGGAGGAGCGGCGCCAGGTCTCTGCCGACGAGGCCACGGCGAAGGCCAGCGAGTGGGGGGTGCAGTACGTGGAGACTTCGGCCAAGACGAGAGCCAACGTGGACAAG gttTTCTTTGACCTCATGCGGGAAGTTCGCAAGAAGAAAATGGCGGAGAGCAAAGACAAGAACGGGCCGAGtggcaagaagaagaagaagcgctGCTGCATCCTCTAA
- the LOC133933318 gene encoding inhibin beta B chain-like produces MSSCLLRLLLVACVLPPRCSAAPGTEAEAHAASRDTCASCGIAQPEDPESGRVNVDFLEAVKRHILSRLQMRDRPNITHPLPKAAMVTALRKLHAGKLREDGRVEIPNLDGHPMSNEVQEENSEIISFAEKDDLVTSKSSLFFLISSEGNQNLFVTQATLWLYFKLLPAPGEVRGRRKVTVKVYYQEPGLSSKWNLVEKRVELKRSGWHTFVLTEAVRLVFEKGDRRQNLDVRCEACEAEGVNPVLINHNDESHRPFLVVQARQADNKHRIRKRGLECDGSSNLCCRQQFYIDFRLIGWNDWIIAPSGYFGNYCEGNCPAYMAGVPNSASSFHTAVVNQYRMRGMSPGSMNSCCIPTKLSTMSMLYFDDEYNIVKRDVPNMIVEECGCA; encoded by the exons ATGAGTAGCTGTCTCCTCAGACTTCTCCTCGTGGCCTGCGTCCtccccccccgctgctccgcTGCGCCCGGCACCGAGGCGGAGGCGCACGCGGCGTCCCGGGATACCTGCGCGTCCTGCGGCATCGCTCAGCCCGAGGACCCGGAGTCGGGCCGGGTGAACGTGGACTTCCTGGAGGCGGTGAAGAGGCACATCCTGAGCCGGCTGCAGATGCGGGACCGGCCCAACATCACGCACCCGCTGCCCAAGGCGGCCATGGTGACGGCGCTGCGGAAGCTGCACGCCGGGAAGCTGCGGGAGGACGGGAGGGTGGAGATCCCCAACCTGGACGGACACCCCATGAGCAacgaggtgcaggaggagaactCCGAGATCATCAGCTTCGCAGAGAAAG ACGACCTGGTGACCTCCAAGTCCAGCCTGTTCTTCCTGATCTCCAGCGAGGGGAACCAGAACCTGTTTGTGACGCAGGCCACCCTCTGGCTCTACTTCAAGCTGCTGCCGGCTCCAGGGGAGGTGCGTGGGCGGCGGAAGGTGACGGTGAAGGTGTACTACCAGGAGCCGGGCCTCAGCAGCAAGTGGAACCTGGTGGAGAAGCGGGTGGAGCTGAAGCGCAGCGGCTGGCACACCTTCGTGCTGACCGAGGCCGTGCGGCTGGTGTTCGAGAAGGGCGACCGCCGGCAGAACCTGGACGTGCGCTGCGAGGCCTGCGAGGCGGAGGGCGTGAACCCCGTCCTGATCAACCACAACGACGAGTCCCACCGGCCCTTCCTGGTGGTGCAGGCGCGGCAAGCCGACAACAAACACCGGATCCGCAAGAGGGGGCTGGAGTGTGACGGCAGCAGCAACCTGTGCTGCCGCCAGCAGTTCTACATCGACTTCCGGCTCATCGGCTGGAACGACTGGATCATTGCGCCGTCGGGCTACTTTGGGAACTACTGCGAGGGGAACTGTCCCGCCTACATGGCCGGCGTCCCCAACTCCGCGTCGTCCTTTCACACGGCGGTGGTGAACCAGTACCGCATGCGGGGGATGAGCCCGGGCTCCATGAACTCCTGCTGCATCCCTACCAAGCTCAGCACCATGTCCATGCTCTACTTCGACGACGAGTACAACATCGTGAAGCGGGACGTTCCCAACATGATCGTGGAGGAGTGCGGCTGCGCCTGA